A portion of the Chromobacterium sp. IIBBL 290-4 genome contains these proteins:
- a CDS encoding NUDIX domain-containing protein, with product MAPYQKPDVSVDIVLLTLFDNKLQVALHRRNSAPFQDRLALPGGYIHVDEDLTLEEAAIRTLRQKTGLSPRYLEQLRTFAGRDRDPRGWSVAISYVALMPVEELQSAAEGVFHFYEVDQLPDLAFDHAQQVAEAVQRVRNKASYSTLPCWLLPETFTLTQLQRVYEQIFGETVSRGTFRSRLGIKVGEVPAGEAADDANILVATEDFLGGSQRPARLFRVNQLSLFRRAWW from the coding sequence ATGGCTCCATATCAGAAACCCGATGTCAGCGTGGATATCGTGCTGCTTACCCTGTTCGACAACAAACTGCAGGTCGCCTTGCACCGTCGGAATAGCGCGCCATTTCAGGATCGTCTGGCGCTGCCGGGAGGGTATATCCATGTGGATGAGGACCTCACTCTTGAAGAGGCGGCTATTCGCACGCTGCGGCAGAAAACCGGGCTCAGTCCCCGTTATCTGGAACAGCTGCGCACCTTTGCGGGGCGGGACCGCGATCCTCGCGGCTGGTCCGTCGCCATTTCCTATGTGGCGCTGATGCCGGTAGAGGAGCTGCAATCGGCAGCAGAAGGGGTGTTCCACTTCTATGAGGTGGACCAGCTCCCCGACTTGGCATTCGACCACGCGCAGCAGGTGGCTGAGGCGGTGCAGAGGGTGCGCAACAAGGCCAGCTATTCGACACTGCCGTGCTGGCTGCTGCCAGAGACATTTACGTTGACTCAACTGCAGCGCGTATATGAACAGATCTTCGGCGAAACCGTATCACGCGGCACCTTCCGTTCCCGGCTGGGGATCAAGGTTGGCGAGGTGCCGGCCGGTGAAGCTGCCGATGACGCAAACATACTGGTGGCTACGGAGGATTTCTTGGGCGGGAGCCAACGGCCGGCTCGCTTGTTCAGGGTGAATCAGCTGAGCCTGTTCCGGCGGGCTTGGTGGTAG
- the prs gene encoding ribose-phosphate diphosphokinase: protein MKIFKIANGSHRLPVSLQSLVFPGGEVHVTVETDVPGEALLIDAHLPDSATIMTLLLVTDALRHAYPGTPITLRLPYVPYARQDRVANPGEALSAKVFCQLINSQQYQRVVIQDPHSDVVSALLDRVEIEDPLPALREVIRQTGPVALVAPDAGARKRVLKLAKSLALDVVFADKIRDTHTGAITGTQIASPLPDLPLLVVDDICDGGRTFTELAAALATQQQTQSQDHPLYLFVTHGIFSKGLEPLLSCYHGVFTRNNWTQDDRCQLV from the coding sequence GTGAAAATATTCAAGATTGCAAACGGCAGTCACAGGCTGCCGGTATCGCTGCAAAGCCTGGTCTTTCCCGGAGGCGAAGTACACGTCACGGTCGAAACCGATGTCCCCGGCGAAGCCTTGCTGATTGATGCCCACCTTCCGGATTCGGCAACCATCATGACCTTGCTGCTGGTAACCGACGCGCTGCGCCACGCTTATCCCGGCACGCCGATCACCCTGCGTCTGCCCTATGTGCCCTATGCGCGCCAGGACCGGGTGGCCAATCCGGGCGAAGCGCTCAGCGCCAAAGTGTTTTGTCAGCTGATCAATAGCCAGCAATACCAGCGCGTAGTGATTCAAGACCCGCACAGCGATGTGGTGTCGGCGCTGCTGGACCGCGTCGAAATCGAAGATCCTCTGCCCGCGCTGCGTGAAGTCATCCGGCAAACCGGCCCTGTCGCCCTGGTGGCGCCTGATGCCGGCGCGCGCAAGCGCGTACTGAAGCTGGCCAAATCATTGGCGCTGGACGTGGTCTTCGCCGACAAAATCCGCGATACCCACACCGGAGCCATCACCGGCACCCAAATCGCCTCCCCGCTTCCTGATCTCCCCCTGCTGGTGGTCGACGATATTTGCGATGGCGGCCGCACCTTCACCGAGTTGGCCGCGGCCCTGGCCACGCAACAGCAAACGCAGAGCCAAGACCATCCGCTTTATCTCTTTGTGACGCACGGCATTTTCAGCAAGGGCCTGGAGCCTCTGCTGTCCTGCTACCACGGCGTCTTCACGCGCAACAACTGGACCCAAGACGACCGCTGCCAGCTGGTTTGA
- a CDS encoding nicotinate phosphoribosyltransferase, protein MNTNTPIAEKNALVPFNLADFYKTGHPAMYPQETTKLVANFTPRSAKYAQVLPELFDNKVVWFGLQGFIKEYLQELFQKEFFAKPKTAAVRKFQRRMDTALGPEAVPVNRLEALHDLGYLPLEIRSLPEGVRVDIKVPPIVFINTHPGFPWVATYFETLFSCESWKPSTVATIAFEFRKLLSYFAKLTGAPQEFVGWQGHDFSMRGMSGVHDAMRSGAGHLLSFTGTDTIPAIDYLEDFYGANADQELVGGSIPASEHSVMALRILLTQQRLARDPAHAHLDAKAIRRLAEREVIREFVTQDYPAGMVSLVSDTFDFWNVITVIAKELKSDILARQANALGMCKVVFRPDSGDPVRILTGYADDEVRADAEAGGYEVIATGQHITDAERKGAVECLWDIYGGTVTENGYKVLDSHVGLIYGDSITLQRGRDIMLRLAEKGFASCNIVFGIGSFTYNMLSRDTFGYAMKAIYAEVDGECVDIYKDPATDDGTKKSAKGLLRVEQEGNQYVLYEQQTLEQFDSGALQTVFRDGELLITQSLADIRARLQASWTCPEPGAIAWG, encoded by the coding sequence ATGAACACAAACACCCCTATCGCTGAAAAAAACGCCCTGGTTCCATTCAATCTTGCCGACTTCTACAAAACCGGCCACCCCGCCATGTACCCGCAAGAAACCACCAAGCTAGTGGCCAATTTCACGCCGCGCTCCGCCAAGTACGCGCAGGTGCTGCCGGAACTGTTCGACAACAAAGTGGTGTGGTTCGGCCTGCAGGGTTTTATCAAGGAATACCTGCAAGAGCTGTTTCAGAAGGAGTTTTTCGCCAAACCCAAAACTGCCGCCGTGCGAAAGTTTCAGCGCCGCATGGATACGGCCCTAGGCCCTGAGGCGGTGCCCGTCAACCGGCTGGAAGCCTTGCATGACTTGGGCTATCTGCCTCTAGAAATCCGCTCTCTGCCGGAGGGTGTTCGCGTAGACATCAAAGTGCCTCCGATTGTCTTCATCAACACTCACCCCGGCTTTCCCTGGGTAGCCACGTATTTCGAAACCTTATTCAGCTGCGAATCGTGGAAGCCCTCCACTGTCGCCACCATCGCTTTCGAATTTCGCAAACTATTGAGCTATTTCGCCAAACTGACCGGCGCGCCGCAGGAATTTGTCGGCTGGCAAGGGCACGACTTTTCCATGCGCGGCATGAGCGGCGTGCACGACGCCATGCGCAGCGGCGCCGGCCACCTGCTGTCCTTCACCGGAACAGACACCATTCCGGCCATCGACTATCTGGAAGACTTCTACGGCGCCAATGCCGATCAAGAGCTGGTTGGCGGCTCCATCCCCGCATCGGAACACAGCGTGATGGCACTGCGCATCCTGCTGACCCAGCAGCGGCTGGCTCGCGATCCGGCCCATGCCCACCTGGACGCCAAGGCCATTCGCCGCCTAGCGGAACGCGAGGTGATTCGCGAGTTCGTGACCCAGGACTATCCTGCCGGCATGGTCTCCTTAGTTAGCGACACCTTCGATTTCTGGAATGTCATCACCGTCATCGCGAAGGAACTGAAATCCGACATTCTGGCTCGCCAAGCCAACGCGCTAGGTATGTGCAAAGTGGTGTTCCGACCCGACTCCGGCGACCCGGTACGCATCTTGACCGGTTATGCCGACGATGAAGTCCGGGCAGATGCCGAAGCTGGCGGGTATGAGGTCATCGCCACCGGACAACACATTACCGATGCCGAACGAAAAGGCGCGGTGGAATGCTTGTGGGACATTTACGGCGGCACGGTCACCGAGAACGGCTACAAGGTGCTGGATTCGCATGTTGGACTGATCTACGGCGACTCCATTACCCTGCAGCGCGGCCGCGACATCATGCTGCGCCTGGCGGAAAAAGGCTTCGCCTCTTGCAACATCGTCTTCGGCATCGGCTCTTTCACCTACAACATGCTGTCCCGAGATACCTTCGGCTACGCGATGAAGGCCATCTATGCCGAAGTAGACGGCGAGTGCGTGGACATTTACAAAGACCCGGCCACCGACGATGGCACCAAGAAGTCGGCCAAGGGCCTGCTGCGGGTAGAGCAAGAAGGAAACCAGTATGTCCTCTATGAACAGCAAACCTTGGAGCAGTTTGATAGTGGCGCGCTGCAAACGGTATTCCGCGATGGGGAGTTGCTGATCACGCAGTCGCTGGCGGACATCCGAGCTAGACTACAAGCTTCGTGGACTTGCCCCGAACCGGGCGCCATCGCCTGGGGCTAA